The nucleotide sequence CGTGCTCGCGCATGGCCTCGCCCCAGCGCTGCCGCTTGCGGGCGAAATTTGCGGAATAGCGGACGCGGCGAATCCGTCCTGCGAAGTTGGCGTAAGCGGTCTTCAAGGTCTCGTTGCGCGCGGCATCGACGATGCGCTCGTGGATGCGCTGGTTGGTCTGGAAATAGCCGTGCATGTCGCGATGCAGATAGTGGCCGTACATCTCGTAATGCAGCCGCTCGATATCAGCGATTTCATCGTCGGTGATGGCCTCGCAGGCGAGGCGCCCGGCCAGGCTTTCCAGGCCTGCCATCACGTCGAATAGTTCCTCGAGATCGCGTTGGCTGAGCTGGCGTACCCGCGCGCCGCGGTTGGGCAACAGCTCGATCAGCCCCTCGGCGGCGAGCACCTTGAGCGCTTCGCGCAACGGCGTGCGGGAGATGCCGAGCATCGCGCAGAGCTGGCGCTCAGGAACGCGTGCGCCCTCGGGGATGTTGCCTTCGACCACGTAGTCGCGCAGCCGCAGCAGGATCTCGCCGTGAAGCGAGGCTTCCTGGCGGTCGCTGCCATTGCTGGAGGTTTGGCCGGCGGTTTGGCCGATCGGAACCCCGTCGTCGGGAATCGTGGATTTCATATGCAGCACAATAATTTGCCCGGCTAGCCGCGTCGATGTTCACAATCGCATACCAAAATTAGATTGAAAGGACAAAAAATGAATGCAAAATGGGTGAGAAGCCGGGCCAGAGCCCGCCAATAGGGAGGTTTTCATGCATCAGGGACGCCATTTCCTCCAGATTCCCGGTCCGAGCCCGGTGCCGGACCGCATCCTGCGCGCCATGGACATGCCGGTGATCGATCACCGCAGCGCCGAGTTCGGCGAGCTTGGCCGGGCCGTGCTCGAAGGCAGCCAGAAGATTTTCCAGACGTCAGGGCCGGTGGTGATCTTTCCCTCGTCGGGGACGGGTGCCTGGGAGGCCGCGATCGTCAACACGCTGTCGCCGGGC is from Bradyrhizobium sp. ISRA430 and encodes:
- a CDS encoding GntR family transcriptional regulator, giving the protein MKSTIPDDGVPIGQTAGQTSSNGSDRQEASLHGEILLRLRDYVVEGNIPEGARVPERQLCAMLGISRTPLREALKVLAAEGLIELLPNRGARVRQLSQRDLEELFDVMAGLESLAGRLACEAITDDEIADIERLHYEMYGHYLHRDMHGYFQTNQRIHERIVDAARNETLKTAYANFAGRIRRVRYSANFARKRQRWGEAMREHEAILDALRRRAGSELSDILFQHLRNKRTAAIEHLTEAAEDAPAQP